Proteins co-encoded in one Deferrivibrio essentukiensis genomic window:
- a CDS encoding NFACT RNA binding domain-containing protein: MDGLSLFKIKNYINKHYIPCELNAVYQTDGGILLDIYKDKKETILFDVKNNILLFNPDVSKLSKLSFFNKKQAILEVSQRGYDRILELKIASRKQSGKIEYFYLIAEFIGGNSNFFILNENRKIIFKLSENNVDKDRDISIGATYQYFKRNKIFTLDTVKPEKLKTFNDLEGFYPATSRFADILFEKKGYEHTIKIIKDYLSNEHLYIDNKRKFYPFMIKDTLQEIKISSLTPKNEYKNEENTLKNKLLSLIAKKITKEEVLLKKLKGELLKASEYDKFRLEAEILKSNYHLIKDRKGVITVNHYTEDGIADITIDTDKIGNIDQAIQKLFERYKKLKRSITPLENRILEIESNILSLREEEFNIENATSQELALIYQSYFNQKKEVRKKEIVERIKKLIYKGYEILIGKNSKSNHELVFHIASNTDIWMHAQKIPSAHIIIRNNTVSEIPEDVLFFAGRITAYFSKAKNDKKVNIDYTLKKYVKKPPKTKEGFVIYSNFKTITVEPLTEKEALELSLI; this comes from the coding sequence ATGGATGGACTATCTCTTTTTAAAATTAAAAACTACATCAACAAGCACTATATCCCTTGTGAATTAAATGCCGTTTATCAGACTGATGGGGGTATACTCCTTGATATTTACAAAGATAAAAAAGAAACTATTCTGTTTGATGTGAAAAATAATATTCTCCTTTTTAATCCCGATGTTTCAAAATTATCAAAGCTAAGTTTTTTTAACAAGAAACAGGCAATTCTTGAAGTAAGTCAAAGAGGTTATGACAGAATATTAGAATTGAAAATTGCAAGCAGAAAACAAAGTGGCAAAATTGAGTACTTTTACCTTATAGCAGAGTTTATTGGGGGGAACTCTAACTTTTTTATCCTGAATGAAAACAGAAAGATAATATTCAAATTATCAGAAAACAATGTGGATAAAGATAGAGATATATCTATAGGTGCTACTTACCAATATTTTAAAAGAAATAAAATATTTACATTAGATACCGTTAAGCCTGAAAAATTAAAAACATTTAATGACCTCGAAGGTTTTTACCCTGCAACTTCACGCTTTGCAGATATATTATTTGAAAAAAAAGGGTATGAACATACCATTAAAATAATAAAAGATTATCTAAGCAATGAACATCTTTACATTGATAACAAAAGAAAATTTTATCCTTTTATGATAAAAGATACATTACAAGAGATTAAAATATCTTCATTAACCCCAAAAAATGAATATAAAAATGAAGAAAATACGCTGAAAAACAAGCTTTTAAGTCTAATCGCCAAGAAAATTACAAAAGAGGAAGTGCTTTTAAAAAAGTTAAAAGGGGAATTATTAAAAGCGTCTGAATATGATAAATTTAGACTTGAAGCTGAAATATTAAAATCCAACTATCATCTGATTAAAGATAGAAAAGGGGTTATCACAGTCAATCATTACACTGAGGACGGTATCGCGGATATAACTATAGATACTGATAAAATAGGCAATATTGACCAAGCAATTCAAAAGTTATTTGAAAGATACAAAAAGCTCAAAAGAAGTATTACTCCCCTTGAAAATAGAATATTAGAAATAGAGTCAAATATTTTGAGCCTTAGAGAGGAGGAGTTTAATATAGAAAACGCTACTTCACAAGAGCTTGCACTAATATATCAATCATATTTTAACCAAAAGAAAGAGGTCAGAAAAAAGGAAATAGTTGAGCGTATCAAGAAGCTAATCTACAAAGGTTATGAAATACTTATCGGGAAAAACAGTAAGTCTAACCATGAGCTTGTCTTTCACATAGCTTCAAATACTGACATATGGATGCATGCACAAAAAATACCTTCAGCTCATATTATAATTAGAAATAATACAGTATCCGAAATCCCGGAAGATGTTTTATTTTTTGCAGGTAGGATTACGGCATATTTTAGCAAAGCTAAAAATGATAAAAAAGTAAATATCGACTACACTCTTAAAAAATATGTAAAAAAACCCCCCAAAACAAAGGAGGGCTTTGTAATTTACTCAAATTTTAAAACTATTACCGTTGAGCCATTGACCGAAAAAGAAGCTCTTGAGTTATCACTAATCTAA
- a CDS encoding TAXI family TRAP transporter solute-binding subunit — MLKKVLSLMLVFVFALTVGISKARAEQRLIIATATTGGTYYPVGVAIGTLLSIKLANTDKITATAINSAGSGENIQMLNNKEADLAILQALFGLNAYNGTGPYEGKPVKSFRSITMLWKNVEHFPILAKYVKTGTIIDLKDFPKKFSIGKRGSGTEGSGRTILSAVGIDPDSLDLEYLGYNPSVQAMMDNRIGGANIPAGVPVSSITQLYAQMGADKVKVLDFTDEQLKQIRAKYPIWVRYTIPAGTYPGQKTEIKTIAQPNFLAVREDLPEDVVYKITKTIYENLPFLNNIHKATTAMNIKEALDGLPVPLHPGAAKYYKEVGLDIPQELLK, encoded by the coding sequence ATGTTAAAAAAAGTTTTATCTTTAATGTTAGTTTTTGTTTTTGCGTTAACAGTTGGTATTAGTAAGGCAAGAGCTGAGCAGAGGCTTATAATTGCTACGGCTACTACGGGTGGGACATACTATCCGGTTGGTGTTGCTATTGGAACGCTTTTAAGTATTAAGCTTGCAAACACAGATAAGATTACGGCTACTGCTATTAACTCTGCCGGTTCCGGTGAAAACATCCAGATGTTAAACAACAAGGAAGCAGACCTTGCTATTTTACAAGCCCTTTTTGGTTTGAATGCTTATAATGGTACTGGCCCTTATGAAGGTAAACCTGTAAAGTCTTTCAGGTCAATTACTATGCTTTGGAAAAATGTTGAACATTTTCCAATTTTGGCAAAATATGTAAAGACAGGCACAATTATCGACTTGAAAGACTTTCCTAAAAAGTTTTCAATCGGTAAAAGAGGTAGCGGTACAGAAGGTTCAGGAAGAACAATACTTTCTGCTGTAGGTATTGACCCTGATTCTCTTGACCTTGAGTATCTGGGGTATAACCCATCAGTTCAGGCTATGATGGACAACCGTATAGGCGGGGCAAACATTCCTGCAGGTGTCCCTGTATCTTCAATTACTCAGCTTTATGCACAAATGGGTGCAGATAAAGTAAAAGTGCTAGATTTTACTGATGAGCAGCTTAAGCAAATTAGAGCTAAATATCCTATTTGGGTAAGATACACTATCCCTGCAGGCACATATCCCGGTCAAAAAACTGAAATTAAGACAATTGCTCAGCCTAACTTTTTGGCAGTAAGAGAAGATTTGCCTGAGGATGTCGTTTACAAGATTACCAAAACAATTTATGAAAATCTTCCATTTTTAAATAATATTCATAAAGCAACAACAGCAATGAATATCAAAGAAGCTTTAGACGGGCTTCCTGTGCCTCTTCATCCGGGCGCTGCAAAATATTACAAAGAGGTAGGGCTTGATATACCACAAGAGCTTTTGAAGTAA
- a CDS encoding type IV pilus twitching motility protein PilT — MAKIDAFFKYMIENDASDLHLSAGCKPKVRKHGELEEIKYQELTNDILKVLLFEIITEEQKKRFLEKKDLDFAYEMPGVARFRANYFYQKRGLGAVFRIIPSKILSAQDLGLPESILRFTKLSRGLVLVTGPTGSGKSTTLAAMIDYINSTRKDHILTIEDPVEFVHVNKGCLVNHREVSTHTESFSTALRAALREDPDVILVGEMRDLETIELAITAAETGHLVFGTLHTNSAAKTVDRIIDAFPAGQQAQIRTMLSESLKGVISQQLLKRCDKPGRVAALEILFVNSAIANLIREGKTFQIPSMIQTGKGDGMQLMDQSIMDFLMQKIISPEEAYLKANDKKSFERFLNS, encoded by the coding sequence ATGGCTAAAATAGATGCTTTCTTCAAATATATGATTGAAAATGATGCAAGTGACCTTCATTTGAGTGCCGGATGTAAACCTAAAGTGAGAAAGCATGGTGAATTAGAAGAGATAAAATATCAGGAATTGACAAACGATATACTTAAAGTGCTCCTTTTTGAAATCATTACCGAAGAGCAAAAAAAGAGATTTCTCGAAAAAAAAGACCTTGATTTTGCCTATGAAATGCCGGGGGTAGCAAGATTCAGAGCAAACTATTTTTATCAAAAAAGGGGGCTTGGAGCTGTTTTTAGAATAATCCCTTCAAAAATATTATCAGCTCAAGACTTAGGACTTCCTGAAAGTATATTGCGTTTTACAAAATTGTCCAGAGGGCTTGTTTTGGTAACAGGTCCAACAGGAAGCGGAAAATCCACAACACTTGCAGCAATGATAGATTATATTAACTCCACAAGAAAAGACCATATATTGACAATTGAAGACCCGGTGGAATTTGTCCATGTAAATAAGGGATGTCTTGTAAATCATAGAGAAGTCTCTACTCATACAGAATCTTTCAGCACCGCATTAAGAGCTGCATTAAGGGAAGACCCAGATGTGATTTTGGTAGGTGAGATGCGTGACCTTGAAACAATTGAACTTGCCATTACAGCTGCAGAAACAGGGCATTTGGTATTTGGCACACTTCATACAAATTCAGCAGCCAAAACAGTTGACAGGATAATAGATGCTTTTCCTGCAGGTCAGCAAGCACAAATAAGGACAATGCTCTCCGAATCTTTAAAAGGTGTAATTTCACAACAATTACTTAAAAGATGCGATAAACCTGGACGAGTTGCAGCACTTGAAATACTATTTGTAAACAGTGCTATTGCTAACCTGATAAGAGAAGGGAAAACATTCCAGATACCTTCCATGATTCAAACAGGCAAAGGGGATGGGATGCAGCTTATGGACCAGTCAATTATGGACTTTTTAATGCAGAAAATAATCAGCCCTGAAGAGGCATATCTTAAAGCAAACGATAAAAAATCTTTTGAACGATTCTTAAATAGCTGA
- a CDS encoding TRAP transporter permease, whose product MFFFKKKTQDDIVENSVQTDASGEAITVQRVFDGKQQKFIYIFGICMSLFHLWVNTVGIMPEIQRNAVHFGFVLFLGFLIYPISRTLANKTLKLDYILATLSFLIGLYLVFFEDALHARNEIPVTMDLIAASIAIILMLEITRRTSGWLIPVLAIIFISYSLFLGKMIPGMWNFPGVTIERLLYRMYFAPDGLFGTIATISSTFVFLFVLFAAFLIKSGAGEFIINLAVSLMGHTTGGPAKMAVFASGLMGSVSGSAVANTVGTGSITIPMMKKIGFSPKFAGGVEAAASTGGQLMPPIMGAGAFIMAQWTQISYLTIVAVSFIPAIMYFLSVAFFIHLRAKKRGIKPIPKDELPKFREVMKSGWNFFIPIFVLMFLLVKGYTPTYAASMGILAVVVSSWFNPKTRMGFKDILDALYMGARNMVTTGVILLCSGIIVGIVLMVGMGVKFSMMITSIAGDNIFFTILLIALASLILGMGLPVTASYIVLAVLAAPSLVSLLMKDYLIAHFGLTPEMALDPNVVQQMTALVPPDVAMGALLASHLLIFWYSQDANVTPPVCLAAYSAAGIAGSKPLETGIESWKLAKGLYIIPLMFIYEPAILFQGPLITTIENIITGTLGLFIFATFFEGYFVREINWVERIILGIAAWLLFWPETYTNIAGMVISILVWLYLKKTKDKYTPAEV is encoded by the coding sequence ATGTTTTTTTTCAAAAAGAAAACACAAGATGATATTGTTGAAAATAGTGTTCAAACGGATGCAAGCGGTGAAGCGATAACTGTCCAAAGAGTATTTGATGGAAAGCAGCAAAAATTTATTTACATTTTTGGTATATGTATGTCCCTTTTTCATCTTTGGGTCAATACAGTTGGCATTATGCCTGAAATCCAGAGAAATGCAGTACATTTTGGCTTTGTCCTATTCTTAGGGTTTCTCATTTATCCTATAAGTAGAACTCTTGCTAATAAAACACTAAAACTTGACTACATTTTGGCAACACTTTCTTTTTTAATTGGACTTTATCTGGTATTTTTTGAAGATGCACTTCATGCAAGAAATGAAATACCGGTTACTATGGACTTGATTGCGGCGAGTATAGCGATAATTTTAATGTTGGAAATTACGAGAAGGACTTCAGGTTGGCTAATTCCAGTCCTTGCAATTATTTTTATTTCTTATTCACTTTTTTTAGGAAAAATGATCCCCGGGATGTGGAATTTCCCCGGTGTAACTATAGAGCGACTTTTATACAGGATGTATTTTGCTCCTGACGGGCTATTTGGTACGATTGCAACAATTTCTTCTACATTTGTTTTCTTATTTGTGCTTTTTGCTGCATTTCTTATAAAATCTGGAGCTGGAGAATTTATTATTAATCTGGCTGTTTCCCTTATGGGGCACACTACTGGAGGGCCTGCAAAAATGGCTGTATTTGCGAGCGGACTTATGGGTTCTGTTTCAGGAAGCGCCGTTGCAAATACTGTTGGGACAGGCTCGATAACTATACCTATGATGAAGAAGATAGGTTTTAGCCCTAAATTTGCAGGTGGTGTTGAGGCGGCTGCAAGTACAGGTGGGCAGTTGATGCCACCTATTATGGGTGCGGGTGCCTTTATTATGGCGCAGTGGACTCAGATATCTTACCTTACGATTGTGGCAGTTTCCTTTATCCCCGCTATTATGTATTTTTTGAGCGTTGCTTTTTTCATCCATTTAAGGGCTAAAAAGAGGGGGATAAAACCTATTCCAAAGGATGAATTGCCAAAGTTTAGAGAGGTGATGAAAAGTGGTTGGAACTTCTTTATACCTATTTTTGTTCTCATGTTTTTACTTGTCAAAGGTTACACACCAACCTATGCCGCATCAATGGGTATTTTAGCAGTTGTCGTCTCAAGTTGGTTTAATCCAAAGACAAGAATGGGATTTAAGGATATATTGGATGCTCTTTATATGGGTGCAAGGAATATGGTTACTACCGGTGTAATATTGCTTTGCTCAGGTATTATTGTTGGGATAGTTTTAATGGTTGGTATGGGTGTTAAATTTTCAATGATGATTACCTCAATCGCAGGTGACAACATATTTTTTACAATTTTACTAATTGCACTTGCCTCCTTGATACTTGGGATGGGATTACCTGTAACAGCGTCATACATCGTTTTGGCTGTGCTTGCTGCACCATCGCTTGTATCTCTTTTGATGAAAGATTATCTAATTGCCCATTTTGGTCTTACTCCGGAGATGGCTCTAGACCCAAATGTTGTGCAGCAGATGACAGCGCTTGTGCCGCCTGATGTGGCAATGGGGGCACTACTTGCATCACATCTTTTGATTTTCTGGTATTCTCAAGATGCAAATGTTACTCCACCTGTATGCTTGGCAGCTTATTCTGCTGCGGGGATTGCAGGGAGTAAACCACTTGAAACAGGGATTGAATCGTGGAAGCTGGCCAAAGGGCTGTATATTATTCCACTGATGTTTATTTATGAGCCTGCTATCTTATTTCAGGGACCTTTGATAACAACAATTGAAAATATTATTACCGGTACATTAGGTCTTTTTATCTTTGCAACATTTTTTGAAGGATATTTTGTCAGAGAAATAAATTGGGTTGAGAGAATAATACTTGGTATTGCTGCTTGGTTGCTATTTTGGCCTGAAACTTATACAAATATTGCAGGAATGGTTATTTCTATCCTTGTGTGGCTTTACCTGAAAAAGACCAAAGACAAATATACCCCTGCAGAAGTATAA
- a CDS encoding tetratricopeptide repeat protein, producing MQKIKNKSGFFSKRLFEKIEYLIGEYEFDTAEKMLKRLLSNTNYDNKSRASFYSLLGKIRYLTGQFSAAKRYFNTALKLHPGCYEANYNLANVYMFEQNTTMAAKLINTNLKLNPGNTNILIQLMWSYVLSGNNKKADALYKKLVKEKKLEPQSFADLAMAYVSKGHFENARKIIFVALGNFPDSYIAEDTLYEINEIEKNYKDYRKEIFFKNIGRINFLPQTYTSALRMIVEGMSLRGYFRFEIEKAAEFLIFLNNEKFEYLNPKLLAAVIEYNISICIGEEENMRNIILNSYKVNKKTLTELMQQVNLIAANKNYELCDEILSEYDEQFGNEEPFGDDNE from the coding sequence ATGCAGAAAATTAAAAATAAATCCGGTTTTTTCTCAAAAAGACTTTTTGAAAAAATTGAGTATCTGATTGGTGAATATGAATTTGATACTGCAGAAAAGATGCTCAAAAGGCTCTTGTCAAACACTAATTATGATAACAAGTCAAGGGCTTCCTTTTACTCGCTTCTCGGGAAAATAAGATACCTTACTGGGCAATTCAGTGCCGCAAAAAGATATTTTAATACTGCCCTCAAACTTCATCCGGGCTGTTATGAAGCAAATTACAATCTTGCCAATGTTTATATGTTTGAGCAAAATACAACAATGGCCGCAAAATTAATTAATACCAATTTAAAACTAAACCCCGGCAACACAAATATACTTATTCAGCTCATGTGGAGCTATGTACTTTCAGGAAATAATAAAAAAGCTGATGCTCTTTACAAAAAGCTTGTAAAAGAAAAGAAACTCGAACCTCAAAGTTTTGCAGATTTGGCAATGGCTTACGTTTCCAAAGGCCATTTTGAAAATGCAAGAAAAATAATATTTGTAGCACTTGGAAATTTTCCGGATAGCTATATCGCCGAAGATACCCTTTATGAAATCAATGAAATTGAAAAAAATTACAAAGACTATCGAAAAGAAATCTTCTTTAAAAATATCGGGCGAATCAATTTTCTGCCGCAGACTTACACTTCAGCTCTCAGAATGATTGTAGAAGGGATGTCTTTAAGAGGTTATTTCAGGTTTGAAATAGAAAAAGCAGCGGAATTTCTCATATTTCTAAATAATGAAAAATTTGAATATTTAAACCCAAAACTTCTCGCCGCTGTGATAGAATATAATATATCCATCTGTATCGGGGAAGAAGAAAATATGAGAAATATTATTCTAAACAGTTATAAGGTAAATAAAAAAACTCTTACAGAGCTTATGCAACAGGTTAACCTTATAGCCGCCAACAAAAATTATGAATTATGTGACGAAATATTAAGTGAGTATGATGAACAATTTGGCAATGAGGAGCCTTTTGGAGATGACAATGAATAG
- the htpG gene encoding molecular chaperone HtpG: MATEKFEFKAEVKELLNLVINSLYSNRDIFLRELISNASDAIDKARYLSLTNQIKLNSNNFKIKITPNKEKKTLTISDNGIGMSKDDVINNLGTIAKSGTKEFMEMIKKVKETGDINLVGQFGVGFYSAFMVADKIDVISKKAGEDTAVKWSSKADGNYEIEPAEKGDSGTDIILHLKDDAHEYLDEWKIREIVKKYSDYIEYPIVMEVEKDKKVEEETLNSMKAIWMKDKSDIKEDEYKEFYKHISHDFNDPLDYIHFKAEGTLEFTALLYIPSKRPFDIYYKEYKMGPSLYVKKVQIMDACEDLIPTYLRFVKGVVESNDLPLNVSREMLQNNRIVTQIRNNITKKILGKLEDIKKNDFEKYEKFYKEFGNVLKEGIHYDFERKEEIAKLMIFNSLQNEDKKIDFDTYIENMAENQNEIYYITGDSLEEIKQSPHLEYFKDKGIDVIFMTDEIDGIIMGALMEYKKKKVKSILKGDLEVDENIKKEKEEKEKEYKDLLERIKDDLKDYISDVKAGVRLKNSLCCLVGDENEMDETMKRLLESLGQAAPNSKRILEINLSHPVMQKVKSLYEVDPKSSKIKEYSQLIYDLALILNGEKPVDPSNFASKISEFMEKNI, encoded by the coding sequence ATGGCAACTGAAAAATTCGAATTTAAGGCTGAAGTAAAAGAGCTGCTAAACCTTGTAATCAACTCTTTATACTCAAACAGGGATATTTTTTTAAGAGAGCTTATCTCAAACGCATCTGATGCTATTGATAAAGCAAGATATTTAAGTTTAACCAATCAAATTAAGCTAAACTCAAATAACTTTAAAATTAAAATAACCCCGAATAAAGAGAAAAAAACACTCACAATTTCAGATAACGGTATCGGGATGAGTAAAGATGATGTGATTAACAATCTTGGCACAATAGCCAAATCAGGCACAAAAGAATTTATGGAAATGATAAAGAAAGTTAAAGAGACAGGGGATATAAACTTAGTCGGTCAATTTGGCGTGGGATTTTACTCCGCATTTATGGTTGCAGACAAAATTGATGTAATTTCCAAAAAGGCAGGAGAAGATACGGCAGTAAAATGGTCTTCAAAAGCTGATGGAAATTATGAAATTGAGCCTGCTGAAAAGGGAGACTCCGGAACCGATATTATTCTTCATCTCAAAGATGATGCTCATGAATATCTTGACGAATGGAAAATACGAGAAATCGTCAAAAAATATTCAGATTACATTGAATATCCTATTGTAATGGAAGTTGAAAAAGATAAAAAGGTTGAAGAGGAAACTCTTAACTCTATGAAAGCAATCTGGATGAAAGATAAATCGGATATCAAAGAGGATGAGTATAAAGAATTTTATAAGCATATATCCCACGACTTCAATGACCCCTTAGACTATATTCATTTCAAAGCTGAAGGGACGCTTGAGTTTACCGCACTGTTGTATATCCCGTCCAAAAGGCCTTTTGATATTTACTATAAAGAATACAAAATGGGACCAAGTCTTTATGTGAAAAAAGTGCAGATTATGGATGCATGTGAAGATTTAATCCCGACATATTTAAGGTTTGTAAAAGGGGTCGTGGAATCTAATGACCTGCCACTAAATGTATCAAGAGAAATGCTGCAAAATAATAGGATTGTAACTCAGATAAGAAATAATATAACCAAAAAGATATTGGGCAAGTTGGAAGATATTAAAAAGAATGATTTTGAAAAATATGAAAAATTTTACAAAGAGTTTGGAAATGTCCTAAAAGAAGGGATTCATTATGATTTTGAAAGAAAGGAAGAGATTGCTAAACTAATGATATTTAATTCATTACAAAATGAAGACAAAAAAATTGATTTTGACACATATATTGAAAATATGGCTGAAAACCAAAATGAGATTTACTATATTACAGGCGATTCTCTTGAAGAAATAAAACAATCCCCTCATCTTGAATATTTCAAAGACAAGGGGATAGATGTAATATTTATGACAGATGAAATAGATGGAATAATTATGGGCGCCCTAATGGAATACAAAAAGAAAAAAGTTAAATCCATATTAAAGGGTGATCTTGAAGTTGATGAGAATATCAAAAAAGAGAAGGAAGAAAAAGAGAAAGAATACAAAGATTTATTAGAAAGGATTAAGGACGATTTGAAAGACTACATCTCTGACGTAAAAGCGGGTGTCAGGCTCAAAAATTCCCTATGCTGCCTTGTGGGGGATGAAAATGAAATGGATGAAACAATGAAAAGGCTGCTCGAGTCATTAGGGCAAGCTGCTCCTAACTCTAAAAGAATCCTTGAAATTAACCTTTCTCACCCTGTAATGCAAAAAGTAAAATCGCTATATGAAGTTGACCCAAAGAGCTCTAAAATCAAAGAATACAGCCAGTTGATTTATGACCTGGCACTAATTTTAAATGGGGAAAAACCGGTAGACCCATCGAACTTCGCTTCAAAAATATCCGAATTTATGGAGAAAAATATTTAA
- the coaE gene encoding dephospho-CoA kinase (Dephospho-CoA kinase (CoaE) performs the final step in coenzyme A biosynthesis.), translating into MYIGLTGNIASGKSTVAKMFAELGCYTIDADEVSRKVMSKGESAYNGVVEYFGDNILDNNGNIDRVKLKGIVFNEPEKKEALEKIVHPAILEYEKKLVSNIKGKDDKAIILTQAALIIEKNTYDRFDAVMVVYVDEETQLQRLLKRDGIDKDLAMKIIKSQMPIEEKIKYADFIVDNSRDLEFTKSEVDRVFEAIKIYKYCQRQLKKK; encoded by the coding sequence GTGTATATCGGTTTGACGGGAAATATTGCTTCCGGCAAGAGTACGGTAGCTAAAATGTTTGCAGAGCTCGGTTGTTACACTATTGATGCAGATGAAGTCAGCAGAAAAGTTATGAGCAAGGGTGAGTCGGCATATAATGGTGTAGTTGAATATTTTGGCGACAACATCCTTGATAATAATGGAAACATTGACAGGGTAAAATTGAAAGGGATTGTTTTTAATGAGCCTGAAAAAAAAGAAGCATTAGAAAAGATTGTTCACCCTGCAATTTTAGAATATGAAAAAAAGCTTGTTTCAAATATTAAAGGGAAGGACGATAAGGCGATAATTTTGACTCAAGCTGCATTGATTATAGAGAAAAATACTTACGATAGATTTGATGCTGTGATGGTAGTATATGTTGATGAAGAAACACAGTTACAAAGGCTGTTAAAGAGGGATGGGATTGATAAAGATTTGGCAATGAAGATAATTAAATCCCAAATGCCGATTGAGGAGAAAATAAAATATGCCGACTTTATTGTTGATAACAGTAGAGATTTGGAGTTTACTAAATCGGAAGTGGATAGAGTGTTTGAAGCCATAAAAATTTATAAATATTGCCAAAGGCAGCTAAAAAAGAAATAA